GACGGTTGCGTAGATGATGAATGCGGCCAGTCCCAGCACCGTCAGCAGCGGTGGTACCCACCATCTGTCGGTTCGCAGGGTGCGTGTCGAAATGGCCGCGCGGCCTTTGCTGAAAACTCCCGTGCCCGACTCGGGGGCGCGTGTCGGTGCTGCGCTCACTGCAAGCTGCCTCGCTGGTCTACCCCGTGGAACGTCATCGTTACCTCCGGCGTCGAATGTGATGCTGAGCACCATACGACACCTGAGCTATGACTCGAGGCCGGTCCCGGCAAGATCGACCGGGGCCTCGTCCTATGATTTGCGCCACATTTTCTGGGCGCCTACCGGGGTTGGGCAGTGAGTGAATGACGAGCTACTTCGGACCTTCTTCGCGAATGCGGTAGGGGTGGACACGGCGGGCGGCAGCACCGCCGCGGCGAAAGTCGCTCCGCCGCAACGGTCTGCTGCGCCTGGTGAATCCTGGGTTACTTGGTGCGCGGCCGTGAATGGAAGCCCAGGCCCTCGTCCTGGGCGCCCATCCAGGCGGCCTCGTCGGACTTGCTGTCCGGTACGTAGATGACCTCCTGCTGGCGCCGGGCGTCGACCTCGGGCGGCGGGGTCTTCTCGAACTCCTCGGCATCGATGGTCAATCGGTCGAGGTCGTTCTCCAGGCGACGAACCGGGTTGGCGTCCCCGTAGTGGGTTCGCAACGCGCCGACGCATTGCCGCAGTTGCCCGACCGCGAAGCGCAGCTCTTCGATCTCACTGCGTGTCATCGAAACCTCCTGGTGCCTCCGGGCCGTTCACCGTGATCCGGTCGAGCCCAACGGCAAGATCGAATCTGTGACGGACCGCACATCGTGATCTACAACACAGTACGTGATCTTTTGCGTTCTGGCTCGTCGGAGCGGAAAAAGAGTCCGTCACCTCGTGGTCCCGACGAGCGGTCGGCGCGTCCGTCAGCCGACCGCGGCGAGCGGCGGACCGGATGCGGGTCCGTCCAGGGGCGCGACGGTCGTGACCGATGAGGTGATCGCGACCGCGGCGCTCGTGGTTCCGGTGGCTCGATCCACCAGGGCCGCGATCGCCACGGCCACCTCCTCGGCGCGTTCCAGGATCACGCTGTGTCCGGCGCCGTCGAGTCGCACCAGTTCCGCGCTGCCGAGCTGGGCGGCCAGCACCACCGAGTGGGCGAACGGGACCAGGATGTCGGCCGAACCGCCCAGGACCAGGGTCGGGACATCGGCGAGCAGACGCAGGGTCGGGGTCTCGTCGAAGCGGATCAGCGAATCCAGGAAATGCGCCATGGTCGGCAGCGGGGTGTCGTTGAGCATGGCGGTGGCCAGCGCGGCCATCCGCGGATTCACCCGCCGGGTGCCGAAACTCGCCTCGCGCACGAGCGGTTCGAACAGGCGCCGGCCCAGCCGCTTCGAGGCCCGCATCGTGCGCGGCGCTCGCCGCACGGCCACCCGGAACGAGGTCACCGTCTGCCGGGTGAGGAGCCGGCCCAGCCCCACGGTCGTGATTCCCGCCGCGGCGCCGGCGATCAGTCCGGCCCCGACCACGCGCGTGCCGATCGTTGCCGGGAACAGCCGGGCATAGGCCAGAACCACCATTGCCCCCATCGAATGCCCGATCAGTACGACCGGGCCGACCGGCGCCAAAGTGCGCAGGACGGCGTCGAGGTCGTGGCCGAGCTGATCGATGGTGTAGGTCGCCGGATCGGCGGCGCCGGATCCGCCGTGTCCGCGATGGTCGTAGAAGACCATGCGGGTGTCGGCCCCCCACTGCCGCAGGAGCTGATCCCGCAGGAACCACCAGGATTCGGTGCGCAGGCAGTGGCCGTGCACGAAAACCACCGTCACCGCCGCGGTCGGAGCGCCGACGACACGGGCCGCCAACGGCGTGCCGTCGTCGGCGCACACGGTGACGCGCTGGCTGTGGCCGTCGTGGGACGGATCGCGATGATCGACGGCGATGGCGATCGGAATGGACATGACGTCCTCCTAGCAGAGTCCGCTCCTGCCCGGATTTCGCTAGTTATTGCCGCTGTGTTAGCCGCTGGAACCTGCTGTTATGCATAAGTTGCACAACTGCTGCGGATTGTTGTGCGGACGGGGATCCCAGGTCGCGCGCACTGCCCCGCGCGGGTATGAGCAGGTGAATATTCGTATATCTAGTCTAGTTCCTAGACGGCAATAGAAAATCCGATGCTGAACTAGGTCATGATCTGACCTACAGCGCGCATAGTGTTCGAGTCATGAGCAACCGAATCCGCGAGTTCCGCATCGACATCCCCCAGGGCGACCTCGACGACCTGCACCGGCGACTGGCCGAGACCCGGTGGGCGCCGCAACTGCCCGGTGCGGATCGGCGCGGGGTGCCGGTCGCGCGGGTACGCGAACTGGCCGACTACTGGCGCGGTGCATTCGATTGGCGGGCACAGGAAGCGAAACTCAATCGCTTTCCGCAGTACCTGACCGAGATCGACGGTCTGGACGTGCACTTCCTCCACGTCCGCTCCCCCGAACCCGATGCCCTGCCGCTGGTGCTCAACCACGGTTGGCCGAATACGTTCGCCGAATTCGCGGAGGTCATCGACCTCCTCGCCGATCCGCGCGCACACGGCGGCGATCCCGCCCGCGCTTTCCATGTGGTCGTGCCGTCGGTGCCCGGGTACGGCTTCTCGGCCGCGCCGAGCGAGACCGGGTGGAGCGCCGAGCGGGTCGGCCGGATGTGGGTGGAACTGATGGATCGCCTCGGTTATCGACACTTCGGGGTGCAGGGTGGTGACTTCGGTACCTATGTGGGGACCGCGATGGCGCAGGCGGTCCCGGATCGGGTCAGCGGTCTCTACATCACCGCTGGACTCGGCTTCCCCACCGAGGCCGATGTGCCGCTCCTGACCGATGCCGAGCGCGCGGGCTACGAGGCCATGATGTCCGCGGACTGGGTCAACGGAGTGGATCACCACGCACTGCTGCGCAGCGCACCGCAGACGTTCGCGATCGGCTGGAACGATTCACCGGCCGCGGCGCTGGCCTGGATGGTGCAGAAATACACCGACTTCAGCGCGTCCGGCCCGCTCGGCGACGCCATCGACCGGGACACGCTGCTGACCACCGTGAGTCTGTACTGGTTCACGCAGAGTTTCGGCAGCTCCGCCTGGTCCTACTACGACAGCTCCGGATTCGCGTGGCCCACCGGGTCGGATGTGGTCCCGACCGGTGTCTACAGCGGTGCTCCCGGTATCCGCCGGCTCGCCGAGCGCACCGCGAAGATCGTGCACTGGCCCGAGGGCAATCCGGCGGGGCATCACTTCATCGCCATGGATCAGGCCGAGGCCTATGCGGCCGACCTGCGCATCTTCTTCGGCGACCTGGTCTGAGGTAATTTCCATCGGGAAATCTAGCGATATCGAGAATGCTGACTAGATACCGCTAGATTTCCCGATCGACGGTCAGGTTCCGGCCGCCGCGCGGGTGGAGGGCAGGAACGGGGCGAGCAGATTGTCCTCGGTCGAGGGGCCGAACTCCCACTCCGCGATCCAGGGACCGGTGTCCTCGCTGGGGTCCAGAACCCCCGACTCCAGCCATTCGTAGCGGCCTTCGAGCACCTTGCGGGTCAGCGCGGTATCGACATCGTCGGTGTTGTCCCACAGCGCGGCGAACGCCGCCTCGATCCGCAGCCGGGACTGCCGGCAGAAGGCATCGGCCAGTTCCGTGGCCGCTTCGGACTCGGCGGTGTGGTCGGCCCGCATGGCCTGGGCGCGCATACAGGCCGCCGACATCGCGAACAGTTCCGCGCCGATGTCGACGATGCGGCCCAGGAAGCCCTGCCGGTATTCGAGTTTGGCCTGCCAGCGCGCCATCGCGTACATCAGTTCGCGGGCCTGTTTGCGGGCCGCCCGATCGATGAAGCGCAGATGCGTTGCCAGCGGGCCGAATTCGGCATAGCCCACCGGCAGCGAACCGCGGCCGACCGCCAATTGCGGGAACCATTTCGCGTAGAAACCGCTCGCGCCGACCGCGGCGGCGGCCTTGTCCTTCAGCGCCGCATGGCGATCCACGAGCGCACCGGCCGCGGCCATGTGCGCATCGGCCATCTCCCGGGCGATCAACAGGCGCATGATCTCGCTGGAGCCCTCGAAGATCCGATTGATGCGCAGATCGCGCACCAACTGTTCGGCCGGTACCGCACGCTCGCCCCGATTACGCAGGGAGGCAGCCGTTTCGTAGCCGCGACCCCCGCGGATCTGCACCAGTTCATCGGCGATCCGGCAGCTCATCTCCGAGGCCCACAGCTTGGCCAGCGCGGCCTCGATGCGGATATCGTTGCGCCCCTCGTCGCACATGGTCCCGGACAGCTCGAGCACCGCCTCGAGGGCGAATGTCGTCGCGGCGATGAACGATATCTTCGACGCCACCGCCTCGTGCTCGCCGACCGGGCGGCCCCACTGCACCCGTGCGGCCGACCAGCCGCGGCTGATCTTCAACGACCATTTCGCCGCCGCCGCGCACAGTGCAGGAATCGCGAGACGTCCGGCGTTGAGGGTGGTCAGCGCGATCTTCAGGCCATCGCCCTCGCGGCCGATCAGATTGCCCGCGGGGACCCGGACCCGATGCATCCGGGTGACGCCGTTCTCGATACCGCGCAGTCCCATGAAGGAATTGCGTCGCTCGACGGTGATACCGGCCGAATCCGCCTCGACCACGAAGGCGGAGATACCGCCGCGATGTCCGGGGCCCTTGGGTACCCGCGCCATCACCACCAGCAGTTCGGCGACCACGCCGTTGGTGGTCCACAACTTGACCCCGTCGAGCTCATAGGCCGTTCCGTCCGCGGTGGGCGTGGCGGTACTCGCCATCCGGGCCGGATCCGAGCCCACGTCCGGCTCGGTGAGCAGGAACGCGCTGATCGCGCCCCGCGCGCAGCGCGGCAGGAACTCGCGCTTCTGCTCCTCGGTACCCGCCAGCTTCAGCGGTTCCGGCACCCCGATCGATTGATGGGCCGACAGCAGGACGCCCAGGCTCGGATGTACCGAACCGACCAGCATCAGGGCCCGGTTGTACCCGACCTGCGACAGGCCCTGCCCGCCGTATTCGGGCGGAATCTTGAGGCCGAAGCAGCCGAGTTCGGCCAGTCCGCGCACGTAGTCGGCGGGGACCTTCGCCTCGGCTTCGATCACCGAGCCGTCGAGGGTCTCGCAGTAGGCCCGTAATCGGCGCAGGAACGCCTCGGTCCGTTCGGCGTCCTCGGCGCCCGGCCGGGGGTATGGATGGATCAGATCGAGCCGGAACCGCCCGAGGAACATCTGCTTGGCGAACGACGGTTTGGCCCAGGTGCTTTCGCGCGACTCCTCGACCAGTGCGCGGGCTTGTTCTTCGGTGGCGTGGACTTTCGCTGCTGTCGCCATGAGACCTCCTAGAACGTGACCGGGATCACATTAAAGTGTAGGAGTCTGAGTTACTCGCCGGTAGCCCTTGGCGGTGAGGAAATCGGGCCGACTACTGCACACCGCGGAGATATCGTCCGAAATGCGGCACTGTGAAGCCGATCGTGCCCCGCTCGGCGGAGTAGATCAGCCCCTTCTTGATCAGGCCGTCCCGCGCCGGGGACAGGGAGGCCGGTTTGCGCCCCAGTTCCTTCGCGACGGCCGCGGTCGGCACTGGTCCGTCATCTCCGGCCAGATCGGCCATCGCGCGCATGTACTCCCGCTCGGCTGGTGTTGCTCGCTCATAGCGGGAGCCGAAGAATCCCACCGCTAGTTCCTCCTCGGCCGCCGGCGCCGCCAACTCGACATCGTCGGCGCCGATCGGACTGCGGGCCGCGACATCCCAGGTGGCCTTACCGTAGGCCTGAACGAAATAGGGGTATCCATCTGCCTTGTCGTATAAGGACTTCAGTGCTTCCTCGGTGAATTCCACGGCCTCGCGCTCGGCCGGCGCGATCAGCGCGCGGTCCGCGGAATCGCGATCGAGTCGGTCGATGCGGTGATAGCCGAATAGTCGCTCGGAATAGCTCTTGGAGGCGGAGAGGACCGCCGGCAGATGGGGGAGGCCCGCGCCGACCACGATCAGAGGCGCTGTCTCCTGGCTCAATTCGTGGCAGGCGCCGCACACGGCGGAGACATCGGCGGGGCCGAGATCCTGCATCTCGTCGATGAACACGGCGATGCCGACGCCGATATCGCGGGCCAGCTGCGCGGCCTCCAGCAGCAACTCCACCAGATCGATCTCGATATCGCCGGAGTCCGCGCGTCCGGTGACGGCCGGCACGTCGATACCAGGCTGCCAGCGCTCGCGCATGCCCTTGTCGGCCGTCGCGCGCAGCGCGAACGCCTTCAGGATGCCGAGGAAATCGTCGACCATCTCGGGATTGCGATGCGCGACCGCGATCTGGCGTACGGCCATGTGCAGTGCCGAGGCCAGCGGCCGCCGCAACTCCTGGTCGGGCCGGGCCTCCAGCTTTCCGGTACCCCAGCCGCGTGAGCGCGCCGTGGAACGGAGTTGATTGAGCAGCACCGTCTTTCCGACGCCCCGCAGACCGGTGAGCATCACGCTGCGTTCGGGCCGGCCTCGGGAGATCCGCTCGAGGACGACATCGAAAGTGTCGAGCTGCTTGTCACGCCCGGCGAGTTCGGGTGGGCGCTGACCGGCGCCCGGGGCATACGGATTCCGCACGGGGTCCATGCCCTGACACCGTAGCCCGTTCTCCCCGAAATCTCGGGATATATACGGGATGTCCTAGATTGCGCTATCCAGTCGAATGGGGTTGCCCGCGGAATCGGTGGGACGCCGGTGAGATCTCTAGGCTGGTCACTGTTCGGAGTCCGGATTGTCCGCAGGAGGGTCATGTCCACCGATTCGGGAGATCAGCAGTCCGGGGACCGGTCGGATCCCACGGTGGCCGCCGTGGTCGGGTCCTGGGAGGTGCCCGAGGACGCTCCGGTCGCATTGCGCATTCGAGACAATATCCTCGGCGCGATCGCGCAGGGATACGACGATCCGCAGCTGGTGGCCGATCTGGCGGTCGGTCCGCTGGTGATCGCGCTGGGCCGGCTGGAAGCCGAACTGGCCGAGGCGCATCGGCGCATCGAGGCGTTGGAGCAGGTGGTCGCTCGTCGCGGGGCGGCGGAATGACCGATTCGGGTGTAACGCCGCGGCGACTCGATTCGATAACAGGGCAGCGTGCCGGATGTCGACCTGTGACCTGCTGTAGCAGACTGGGTTCGCCGGCCGGTAATCGGGGGTGGTCCTGGCCTTTTGGTGACACGCGGGCGGACACGCCGCGCTGTGGGGTGGACAACATCCCCGTGCCGTCGTAATCTCTTCGTGACTTCGCGGAGTATGTCGCTTCATTGGAGGGGCGGCCCGTATAGTCACCGCCTAATCAGCAATCGGGTGGGCAGCTCGATCGCTGAACCGGGGACCCAGGTTTCTGGGGTGAATCCTCTTCGGTCGCAAGGTCGATGGGGTAGGGCCGATCTTCCCGGTCCGAACCCGTCAGCTAACTCGGTCGGCGCGTGGGCAAGGAAGAAACAGGAGACTCAGCTCGGTGGGTAAACACAGTCTGCAACGGGAATCTCGGCTGCCGAATTCCGTCAAGGGTGCAATGGTCTTCGGCGCGGTCGCGGCGACTACCGGTGCGATCCCGGCGATTCCGGCGATGGCGGCCACGATCAATGTTCCCGGCATCGGCAACTTCGACGTTCCGGTAGCCCCGGAGTTCGATCAGCAGGTGGGCCAGGTCAACCAGGCCCTCGCCGATCACGCCGACCAGATCAAAGGGGCTCAGAAGGCGCTGAGCTCGCAGGCTATCGCGCCCGGCCTCCCCAACGCCGCGCCGAACCCCATGGGTGGGCTTTTCAGCCAGCCGCAGCAACAGCAGCACGGCATCGGCGACGTCGCGCTCGATGCGGCTCGCAGCAAGATCGGCTCCGACTACGTCTGGGGCGCCTCCGGTCCGTCGAACTTCGACTGCTCCGGTCTGGTGCAGTGGGCGTACAAGCAGGCCGGAATTGCGCTGCCGCGGACGAGCTTCGAGCAGTCGCACGTCGGCAAGCCGGTGGCGTTCCAGGAACTGCAGCCCGGCGACCTCGTCATCCAGAACGGCGGCGGCCATGTGGCCATGTACGCCGGAGATGGCAAGATCCTTCAGGCGCCGCAGTCGGGTGAGACCGTCAGCTACGCGCATCTGGATCCCGATTCGATCGTCACCGCACGTCGCGTTTCCTGAGTCGTTTCACGCTCACGCCCACGCACGGCCCGGTGGTGATCCACCGGGCCTAGTGTGAGGAGCGAAACTGACACAGGCAGAACCAGCTTCGGTCCGGGTCGATTCCTGGATTTGGGCTGTCCGACTGTTCAAGACGAGATCCGCTGCGGCCACCGCATGTCGCGGCGGTCATGTGCGTGTCAACGGTACAGCCGTCAAACCCGCTCATCAGATCAAGCCTGGTGATGAGGTGCGGGTCCGCAATGCCGGAATCGAGCGCATCGTCGTCGTGGTCCGATTGGTCGCCAAACGCGTCGGCGCTTCGATTGCGACGCAATGCTTCATCGATAAGAGTCCGCCGCCGCCCTCCCCCGAGATCGTCGCCGCTATGCCCAAGCGCGACCGTGGCTCGGGTCGGCCCACCAAACGGGAACGGCGCGAGACCGATCGGCTACTCGGCCGGGATCCCGAATAGGGATGCCCGGCTGTCGTTCGTCGTCACCGTCGTGAAGCCTCCGGCGCGGTAGTGGTCGCGACACGCTCCGCGTCGCACCTTTCCACTCGATGTCTTCGGAATCGCACCGCGCGCCACGATCAGGACTTCCGCCGGGGTGATCCCGTGACCGCTCGATACCGCCGTCCGGATCCGACGGGCGATATCGGCCGCATCGATCTGGCCGGGCCGGGCCTCGGCCACGACCACCAGGATTTCGCGCTCGCCGGTATCGATACCGAAGGCCGCGATATGCCCGGTCCGCAATTCGGGTGCCGCGCCCGCGGCGGTCGCCTCGATATCGGCGGGGAAGTGATTGCCGCCGTCGATGACGATCGTGTCCCGCAGTCGCCCGGCGATGAACAGCCCGTCGTCGTGGACGAAACCCAGATCGCCAGTGCGCAACCACGATCCGGACTCCCCGGCCGGTACCGCGCCGAAGGTGGCTTCGGTCCGGGCGGGCAGCCCGGCGTAGCCGGCGCCGATATTCGGACCCTGCACCCAGATCTCCCCCACCCGATCGTCGGGTAGTGGGTGGAGCGTCTCGATATCGACGATGCGCATCGTCTGCCCCGCCGGCATACCGCAGTCGACCAGGGCGACGCCGTCACCGTCGGGCGCCGAGGGCACCGCCCGGCCACGGCTCAACTCGGTCCGGTCGAATTCGAGACAGATCGGCGAGGCGTGCGCCGCGGAGATGGTGACCGCCAGGGTCGCCTCCGCCAATCCATAGCCGGCGGTATGGGCGCGATGCCGGAAGCCGTGCGGTCCGAAGGTGTTGGTGAACGCGGCGAGAGCGGCGGCCCGGATCGGTTCGGCGCCGTTGAGCAGCAGATCCAGGCCGGACAGGTCGAGTTCCGCGCGCTGCTCCGCGCTGGTGCCCGACACCGCCAGTGCCAGGCCGAAATTCGGACTTGCCGTGGCGCCGGCGCGGTAGTCGCTGCAGGCGCGCAACCAGCGGATCGGGCGTTTGGCGAACTCCGCCGGCGGCAGCGTGATCGCGTGCACACCGGTGTACAGCGGCAGCGCGAGCGCGAAGACCAGACCCATATCGTGGAAGAACGGCAGCCAGTTCACCAACGGACGATGGTTGACCACCTCCAGGCTGCCCCGCAACTGATCCAGCGCCGCCCGCAGATTGGCGTGCGAGATCTCCACGCCCGCCGGTGACGTGGTGGAGCCCGAGGTGTACTGCAGATAGGCGGGATGCGGGCCGATCCGATCCAGCACGACACTGTCGGAGCGGGCGTGCACATCGACGGCGAGTAGTTCACCGAGCATCGGCAGGTCTTCGGTGTGGGGGAGGCGCGCGCCGTAGGAGACCAGGCTCAGGCGTGGGCGAGCGTCGTTCAGGATCGCGTGCAGCCGCTGTTCGTGACGGCCCGTCGTGACCGGAAACAGCGGCACCGCCGTGCGGGCACTGTAGAGACAGGCGAGAAATGCGATGACATAGTCGAGGCCGTG
The genomic region above belongs to Nocardia spumae and contains:
- a CDS encoding epoxide hydrolase family protein, whose translation is MSNRIREFRIDIPQGDLDDLHRRLAETRWAPQLPGADRRGVPVARVRELADYWRGAFDWRAQEAKLNRFPQYLTEIDGLDVHFLHVRSPEPDALPLVLNHGWPNTFAEFAEVIDLLADPRAHGGDPARAFHVVVPSVPGYGFSAAPSETGWSAERVGRMWVELMDRLGYRHFGVQGGDFGTYVGTAMAQAVPDRVSGLYITAGLGFPTEADVPLLTDAERAGYEAMMSADWVNGVDHHALLRSAPQTFAIGWNDSPAAALAWMVQKYTDFSASGPLGDAIDRDTLLTTVSLYWFTQSFGSSAWSYYDSSGFAWPTGSDVVPTGVYSGAPGIRRLAERTAKIVHWPEGNPAGHHFIAMDQAEAYAADLRIFFGDLV
- a CDS encoding ATP-binding protein gives rise to the protein MDPVRNPYAPGAGQRPPELAGRDKQLDTFDVVLERISRGRPERSVMLTGLRGVGKTVLLNQLRSTARSRGWGTGKLEARPDQELRRPLASALHMAVRQIAVAHRNPEMVDDFLGILKAFALRATADKGMRERWQPGIDVPAVTGRADSGDIEIDLVELLLEAAQLARDIGVGIAVFIDEMQDLGPADVSAVCGACHELSQETAPLIVVGAGLPHLPAVLSASKSYSERLFGYHRIDRLDRDSADRALIAPAEREAVEFTEEALKSLYDKADGYPYFVQAYGKATWDVAARSPIGADDVELAAPAAEEELAVGFFGSRYERATPAEREYMRAMADLAGDDGPVPTAAVAKELGRKPASLSPARDGLIKKGLIYSAERGTIGFTVPHFGRYLRGVQ
- a CDS encoding alpha/beta fold hydrolase, with product MSIPIAIAVDHRDPSHDGHSQRVTVCADDGTPLAARVVGAPTAAVTVVFVHGHCLRTESWWFLRDQLLRQWGADTRMVFYDHRGHGGSGAADPATYTIDQLGHDLDAVLRTLAPVGPVVLIGHSMGAMVVLAYARLFPATIGTRVVGAGLIAGAAAGITTVGLGRLLTRQTVTSFRVAVRRAPRTMRASKRLGRRLFEPLVREASFGTRRVNPRMAALATAMLNDTPLPTMAHFLDSLIRFDETPTLRLLADVPTLVLGGSADILVPFAHSVVLAAQLGSAELVRLDGAGHSVILERAEEVAVAIAALVDRATGTTSAAVAITSSVTTVAPLDGPASGPPLAAVG
- a CDS encoding C40 family peptidase — translated: MVFGAVAATTGAIPAIPAMAATINVPGIGNFDVPVAPEFDQQVGQVNQALADHADQIKGAQKALSSQAIAPGLPNAAPNPMGGLFSQPQQQQHGIGDVALDAARSKIGSDYVWGASGPSNFDCSGLVQWAYKQAGIALPRTSFEQSHVGKPVAFQELQPGDLVIQNGGGHVAMYAGDGKILQAPQSGETVSYAHLDPDSIVTARRVS
- a CDS encoding fatty acyl-AMP ligase; the protein is MIDVLAAAVADRAVLAPDDPAVTALSYPGGRCTGATLSTAELHSAAGDLAAAIRERTAPGDRVAILCEHGLDYVIAFLACLYSARTAVPLFPVTTGRHEQRLHAILNDARPRLSLVSYGARLPHTEDLPMLGELLAVDVHARSDSVVLDRIGPHPAYLQYTSGSTTSPAGVEISHANLRAALDQLRGSLEVVNHRPLVNWLPFFHDMGLVFALALPLYTGVHAITLPPAEFAKRPIRWLRACSDYRAGATASPNFGLALAVSGTSAEQRAELDLSGLDLLLNGAEPIRAAALAAFTNTFGPHGFRHRAHTAGYGLAEATLAVTISAAHASPICLEFDRTELSRGRAVPSAPDGDGVALVDCGMPAGQTMRIVDIETLHPLPDDRVGEIWVQGPNIGAGYAGLPARTEATFGAVPAGESGSWLRTGDLGFVHDDGLFIAGRLRDTIVIDGGNHFPADIEATAAGAAPELRTGHIAAFGIDTGEREILVVVAEARPGQIDAADIARRIRTAVSSGHGITPAEVLIVARGAIPKTSSGKVRRGACRDHYRAGGFTTVTTNDSRASLFGIPAE
- a CDS encoding acyl-CoA dehydrogenase family protein, whose amino-acid sequence is MATAAKVHATEEQARALVEESRESTWAKPSFAKQMFLGRFRLDLIHPYPRPGAEDAERTEAFLRRLRAYCETLDGSVIEAEAKVPADYVRGLAELGCFGLKIPPEYGGQGLSQVGYNRALMLVGSVHPSLGVLLSAHQSIGVPEPLKLAGTEEQKREFLPRCARGAISAFLLTEPDVGSDPARMASTATPTADGTAYELDGVKLWTTNGVVAELLVVMARVPKGPGHRGGISAFVVEADSAGITVERRNSFMGLRGIENGVTRMHRVRVPAGNLIGREGDGLKIALTTLNAGRLAIPALCAAAAKWSLKISRGWSAARVQWGRPVGEHEAVASKISFIAATTFALEAVLELSGTMCDEGRNDIRIEAALAKLWASEMSCRIADELVQIRGGRGYETAASLRNRGERAVPAEQLVRDLRINRIFEGSSEIMRLLIAREMADAHMAAAGALVDRHAALKDKAAAAVGASGFYAKWFPQLAVGRGSLPVGYAEFGPLATHLRFIDRAARKQARELMYAMARWQAKLEYRQGFLGRIVDIGAELFAMSAACMRAQAMRADHTAESEAATELADAFCRQSRLRIEAAFAALWDNTDDVDTALTRKVLEGRYEWLESGVLDPSEDTGPWIAEWEFGPSTEDNLLAPFLPSTRAAAGT
- a CDS encoding RNA-binding S4 domain-containing protein, with product MTQAEPASVRVDSWIWAVRLFKTRSAAATACRGGHVRVNGTAVKPAHQIKPGDEVRVRNAGIERIVVVVRLVAKRVGASIATQCFIDKSPPPPSPEIVAAMPKRDRGSGRPTKRERRETDRLLGRDPE